The following are encoded in a window of Streptomyces sp. Go-475 genomic DNA:
- a CDS encoding AMP-binding protein yields the protein MRKAKVKGYGIGALFDVYGELGRSTVFHLSRPLDIAPTSGTRYDVPALGALVAQAAGWLAAAGAKAGDRIAIIKDNHWDCTLLACAAARLGALPAMISATVAPAYLEELLRRLEPAVTVTQERLLSACREAGVDPTKLSRAVVSLDGQVPGTLSLTDLPKDQSPPPQRRDPSAPMIVTHTSGTTGVPKLVVHSCDTILGILGKVESVRWPIVATRRSDTVASAISFVHGRSIPWTAGTLILEPRKAVIVADGDPAVAERVLSAHRPTTCEALPSTFTRWERLAQAPHNVFSDVRLYVSTFDAMHPPTIRTFLAASRRRMPVWLQGWGQSEAGPLAFRLLTRRALARTGERHPTTRQVGRPLPGFTRLKVVDPQTMRPLEAGERGLVLARTRGRCLTYLGEEDRWREKARGQWWNTGDIGVRSRTGNVSLLDREVDSIPGMSCIELEDVLTDRIPRIEEVVILGSPGREPLPVVCTPDGTLDAAEWRRATGDLPPLAEPVCVTWDEVPRTGTGKVRRGELRARFLDGAATHGTGRWT from the coding sequence TTGAGAAAGGCCAAGGTCAAAGGGTACGGAATAGGCGCACTGTTCGACGTCTACGGAGAGCTCGGCCGTAGCACGGTCTTCCACCTCAGCCGCCCGCTGGACATCGCCCCCACGAGCGGTACCCGCTACGACGTGCCGGCGCTCGGCGCACTGGTCGCGCAGGCGGCCGGGTGGCTGGCGGCGGCGGGTGCCAAGGCGGGGGACCGGATCGCGATCATCAAGGACAACCACTGGGACTGCACCCTGCTGGCGTGCGCGGCGGCGCGCCTGGGTGCGCTGCCGGCGATGATCTCCGCAACGGTGGCCCCGGCGTACCTGGAGGAACTGCTGCGCCGGCTGGAGCCCGCCGTGACCGTCACGCAGGAACGCCTGCTGTCCGCTTGCCGGGAAGCGGGAGTGGATCCGACGAAGCTGTCCAGGGCCGTCGTCAGCCTCGACGGCCAGGTGCCGGGGACGCTGAGCCTGACGGACCTGCCGAAGGACCAGTCCCCACCGCCGCAGCGGCGCGATCCGAGCGCGCCGATGATCGTCACCCACACCTCCGGCACCACCGGGGTCCCCAAACTGGTCGTGCACTCCTGCGACACGATCCTCGGCATCCTCGGCAAGGTCGAGTCGGTCCGCTGGCCGATCGTCGCCACCCGCCGCAGCGACACGGTGGCCAGTGCCATCTCCTTCGTGCACGGGCGAAGCATCCCCTGGACCGCCGGCACCCTCATTCTGGAGCCGCGCAAGGCGGTGATCGTGGCCGACGGCGACCCGGCCGTCGCCGAACGCGTCCTCAGCGCCCACCGGCCCACCACCTGCGAGGCGCTGCCCAGCACCTTCACGCGCTGGGAGCGGCTCGCCCAGGCCCCTCACAACGTCTTCTCGGACGTGAGGCTGTATGTGAGCACCTTCGACGCCATGCACCCGCCCACGATCCGCACGTTCCTGGCGGCCTCGCGGCGCCGGATGCCGGTCTGGCTCCAGGGCTGGGGCCAGTCCGAGGCCGGGCCGCTGGCGTTCCGGCTGCTCACCCGGCGCGCCCTGGCCCGCACCGGGGAACGGCACCCCACCACCCGTCAGGTGGGCCGTCCCCTGCCCGGTTTCACCCGGCTCAAGGTGGTGGACCCGCAGACGATGCGGCCCTTGGAGGCCGGCGAGCGCGGCCTGGTCCTCGCCCGGACCCGCGGCCGGTGCCTGACCTACCTCGGTGAGGAGGACCGCTGGCGGGAGAAGGCACGCGGTCAGTGGTGGAACACCGGTGACATCGGCGTCCGCAGCCGCACCGGGAACGTGTCGCTGCTGGACCGAGAGGTCGACAGCATCCCGGGCATGAGCTGCATCGAACTCGAGGACGTCCTCACCGACCGGATTCCGCGGATCGAGGAGGTGGTGATCCTCGGTTCGCCCGGGCGCGAGCCGTTGCCCGTCGTCTGCACACCGGACGGGACGCTGGACGCGGCCGAGTGGCGGCGAGCCACCGGCGACCTGCCGCCGCTGGCCGAACCTGTCTGCGTCACCTGGGACGAGGTGCCCCGCACCGGCACCGGGAAGGTGCGCCGCGGTGAACTCCGCGCACGGTTCCTCGACGGGGCGGCGACCCACGGGACCGGAAGGTGGACATGA
- a CDS encoding NAD(P)/FAD-dependent oxidoreductase, protein MSEIDVAVVGAGISGLATAHWLTRQGRSVQVFEADDGVGGRMRSHRRNGYLLDTGAETLAAHGYPSTWRLLRELGVAPGDVLPVRSAVGLWRDGRVHPWVGHPLGGITGAGLSPGGRLHMMRMTGRLLRGARRFDVRRPEDTPLGTMTVAEFARSYPPELHDYLLQPAVGTAFGWRPEHACMGPFVSSMLSTRGIWKWRTYRDGMDFPARTIAERVPVRTTRPVAEVVPAGTGVRVTFRDGDTLTARQVVLAVPAPVAAELYPAMPEEERAYVRSCHYAPMARVSCLLDRPLEPPRGRAQPHVYALLVPGAVDDVLSGLTIEHNKAADRAPRGRGLVTLLPAADVTADLLSTSDGAVIATLLERAERYLPGVKEACLDAVLHRFPHGSIEARPETLGARPAFVRRAPRAVEYAGDWLFLRASSEGAVDSAGLAAARVMERHRAGRTPGSAHRRPSTQAP, encoded by the coding sequence GTGAGCGAGATCGACGTGGCGGTCGTCGGCGCGGGGATCTCGGGCCTCGCGACGGCGCACTGGTTGACCCGCCAGGGGCGCTCGGTCCAGGTCTTCGAGGCCGACGACGGCGTCGGCGGCCGGATGCGCAGCCACCGGCGGAACGGATACCTCCTGGACACGGGCGCCGAGACACTGGCGGCTCATGGCTATCCGAGCACCTGGCGGTTGCTGAGGGAACTCGGCGTCGCGCCGGGCGATGTCCTTCCCGTGCGCAGCGCCGTGGGGCTGTGGCGTGACGGTCGCGTACATCCCTGGGTGGGGCACCCGCTGGGCGGGATCACCGGTGCGGGGCTGTCGCCTGGAGGACGCCTGCACATGATGCGCATGACCGGGCGCCTGCTGCGCGGCGCCCGCAGGTTCGACGTGCGCCGCCCGGAGGACACGCCGCTGGGGACGATGACAGTGGCCGAATTCGCCCGGTCCTACCCGCCGGAGCTGCACGACTACCTGCTTCAGCCGGCCGTGGGCACGGCCTTCGGCTGGCGACCGGAACATGCCTGCATGGGGCCCTTCGTCAGCAGCATGCTCTCCACCCGCGGCATCTGGAAGTGGCGCACCTACCGCGATGGGATGGATTTCCCGGCCCGGACCATCGCCGAGCGCGTTCCGGTGCGCACCACGAGGCCGGTCGCCGAGGTCGTCCCGGCGGGCACGGGCGTACGGGTGACGTTCCGCGACGGTGACACGCTCACCGCGCGTCAGGTCGTGCTGGCGGTGCCCGCTCCGGTGGCCGCCGAGTTGTATCCGGCCATGCCCGAGGAGGAGAGGGCCTACGTGCGGTCCTGCCACTACGCCCCGATGGCCCGGGTGAGCTGCCTGCTCGACCGGCCGCTCGAGCCGCCGCGTGGCCGGGCACAGCCGCATGTGTACGCGCTGCTGGTGCCGGGCGCCGTGGACGACGTGCTCAGCGGGCTGACCATCGAGCACAACAAGGCGGCCGACCGGGCTCCCCGTGGACGCGGCCTGGTCACCCTGTTGCCCGCGGCGGACGTCACAGCGGACTTGCTGAGCACGTCCGACGGCGCTGTCATCGCGACGCTGCTGGAACGAGCCGAGCGCTACCTGCCGGGAGTGAAGGAGGCGTGCCTCGACGCGGTGCTGCACCGGTTCCCGCACGGCTCCATCGAGGCGCGCCCGGAGACGCTCGGCGCCCGCCCGGCGTTCGTGCGCCGCGCCCCGCGAGCCGTGGAGTACGCCGGTGACTGGCTCTTCCTCAGGGCGAGCAGCGAGGGCGCCGTCGATTCCGCCGGTCTCGCGGCCGCCAGGGTCATGGAACGCCACAGGGCGGGGCGGACCCCGGGCTCCGCGCATCGGCGCCCGTCCACGCAGGCCCCGTAG
- a CDS encoding FAD-dependent oxidoreductase, protein MSKTRRVAVIGGGMSGCAAARELIMAGRDVTVFEAGDGLGGRARSWHRPEIEPDTGINLWFTSFYDVLFERIREYGLEHDMVEMRNSMVIVANGKPVNLAADSMADLLSYSHCGMRDKLRFLATSARMTARRRRLDLFEPEQLAAFDDGVSAADWSRAVMSENAYQYLIRPMIESFWLWRCEEISKVHVMAMLANVAGSKFYVFGRGMETVAQRMANGATVRLSTSVSEITVDSSRQVRISAVDANGETSSEAFDEVVIATPAPTAAKLAASLPGDIAPADMLRFAETQRYEPALSVSFLIDRGRMPSGEHIVPAGPGIRSVRSIITVPKTLITADGRYREKELTFVYLGRQATSELIGAPADRQYERALELAPQLWPEFPRDAEPFHIVERPVGLAWPEPGRFRRAAQLAREQRGPVVFAGDYLGCPTAEASMRTGIRAANSLLATV, encoded by the coding sequence ATGTCCAAGACACGTCGAGTCGCCGTGATCGGTGGCGGTATGTCGGGCTGCGCGGCAGCCCGCGAACTCATCATGGCGGGACGCGACGTCACGGTGTTCGAGGCCGGCGACGGACTCGGCGGGCGGGCCCGGTCGTGGCACCGGCCGGAGATCGAGCCCGACACCGGCATCAACCTGTGGTTCACCAGCTTCTACGACGTCCTGTTCGAGCGCATCCGCGAGTACGGGCTGGAACACGACATGGTCGAGATGCGCAACTCCATGGTGATCGTGGCGAACGGGAAACCGGTCAATCTGGCCGCGGACTCCATGGCCGACCTGCTGTCCTACTCGCACTGCGGAATGCGGGACAAACTGCGCTTCCTCGCCACCTCGGCGCGTATGACAGCACGTCGCCGACGTCTGGACCTGTTCGAGCCGGAGCAGCTCGCCGCCTTCGACGACGGCGTCTCGGCCGCGGACTGGTCCCGCGCCGTCATGTCGGAGAACGCTTATCAGTACCTGATACGGCCGATGATCGAGTCGTTCTGGCTGTGGCGCTGCGAGGAGATCTCCAAGGTGCACGTCATGGCGATGCTGGCCAACGTCGCGGGGTCGAAGTTCTACGTCTTCGGCCGCGGCATGGAGACCGTGGCGCAGCGGATGGCGAACGGCGCCACCGTGCGTCTGAGCACGTCCGTCTCCGAGATCACGGTGGACAGCAGCCGGCAGGTGCGGATTTCGGCCGTGGACGCCAACGGCGAGACCTCCAGCGAGGCGTTCGACGAGGTCGTGATCGCCACGCCCGCCCCGACCGCCGCGAAGCTGGCCGCCTCGCTGCCCGGCGACATCGCGCCCGCGGACATGCTGCGGTTCGCCGAGACCCAGCGGTACGAACCGGCTCTGTCGGTCTCCTTCCTCATCGACCGGGGCCGTATGCCCTCGGGTGAGCACATCGTGCCCGCCGGCCCCGGGATCCGCTCGGTACGCAGCATCATCACCGTTCCGAAGACGCTGATCACCGCTGACGGCCGATACCGGGAGAAGGAGCTCACTTTCGTCTACCTGGGCCGGCAGGCGACAAGTGAACTCATCGGCGCCCCCGCGGACCGGCAGTACGAGCGGGCGCTGGAGCTGGCGCCGCAGCTGTGGCCCGAATTCCCCCGGGACGCCGAGCCGTTCCATATCGTGGAGCGTCCGGTGGGCCTGGCATGGCCGGAGCCGGGCCGCTTCCGCCGCGCCGCCCAGCTGGCCAGGGAACAGCGCGGACCTGTCGTCTTCGCCGGCGACTACCTGGGCTGCCCGACGGCGGAGGCTTCCATGCGTACGGGTATCAGGGCCGCGAACTCGCTGCTGGCGACTGTCTGA
- a CDS encoding MMPL family transporter translates to MFHRLAQALLRRPKRLLYASLMLFVVAAAVGATVLPKLSAGGYTDTGTESARAAEVLEERFGVGQPNLVLLVEDRRGVDDAAVSAAAARVTSRLAKEPSVAEAYSYWTTGRPAALKSDDSRSALIMAWIKGDEDDVQAWMTDHGADYQGRVQGLEIKQGGTAKANEELTSQTAKDLFKAEAIAMPILLVVLIFVFRGIVAAAMPLLLGTLTMAGAFCVLRIISLFTDVSVFAMNITSGLGLGLAVDYSLFIISRYREELRRGAGTDQALLTSMRTAGRTVAFSAVTVALALSGLLVFPFYFLRSFAYAGIPVSLLAAVASVTVLPALLKVLGPRIDSLPVLRRRKPQTDTGFWYRTAKKVMRFPVSVGTVGVIILLALGAPFLDLKMTLADERVLPSSASSYQVGQAMRERFDSQQSQAEMVVMRKSGPTETDRLSDYAERLSRLKGVASVETVTGSYAGGSQVARPGPASSSFASDYGVYLKVVPKEPEVSEKGRQLVREIRAERAPYPVEVTGPGATLEDSMNSLNSKLPWALGIVGGSTLILLFLLTGSVLLPFKALVLNTLSLSATFGVLVWGFQDGHLDGVIGDFTPTGAITWSVPMLLFCVAFGLSMDYEVFLLSRIKEEYEQTHDNVSSVSRGLGRTGSLVSAAAVLIAIVFAGFMTSSITYLKAIGLGLALAVIVDATLVRGALVPAFMRLAGSANWWAPGPLRRFHQRVGLRESGEPLPPRDGAEAAMAGDRS, encoded by the coding sequence ATGTTCCACCGACTGGCGCAGGCCCTGCTGCGGCGGCCGAAGCGCCTGCTTTACGCCAGCTTGATGCTCTTTGTCGTGGCGGCGGCAGTGGGCGCCACCGTGCTGCCGAAACTGTCCGCCGGGGGCTACACCGACACCGGCACCGAGTCGGCACGGGCGGCCGAGGTGCTCGAAGAGCGGTTCGGCGTGGGGCAGCCCAATCTGGTGCTGCTCGTCGAGGATCGACGCGGTGTGGATGATGCGGCCGTCTCGGCCGCCGCCGCCCGGGTCACGAGCCGGCTGGCCAAGGAACCGAGCGTTGCCGAAGCGTACTCGTACTGGACCACGGGCCGCCCGGCTGCGCTGAAATCCGACGACTCCCGCAGTGCCCTGATCATGGCCTGGATCAAGGGCGACGAGGACGACGTCCAGGCGTGGATGACCGATCACGGCGCCGACTACCAGGGACGCGTGCAGGGTCTGGAGATCAAGCAGGGCGGCACCGCCAAGGCGAACGAAGAACTCACCTCCCAGACGGCGAAGGATCTGTTCAAGGCCGAGGCCATCGCCATGCCGATCCTCCTCGTCGTGCTGATCTTCGTCTTCCGCGGGATCGTCGCCGCCGCCATGCCGCTGCTCCTCGGCACGCTGACGATGGCCGGCGCCTTCTGCGTCCTGCGCATCATCAGCCTGTTCACCGACGTCTCCGTCTTCGCGATGAACATCACCAGCGGACTCGGGCTCGGGCTGGCGGTCGACTACAGCCTCTTCATCATCAGCCGGTACCGGGAGGAACTCCGCCGGGGGGCCGGAACGGACCAAGCGCTGCTGACCAGTATGCGCACGGCCGGCCGGACGGTCGCGTTCTCCGCCGTCACCGTGGCTCTCGCCCTGAGCGGACTGCTGGTCTTCCCGTTCTACTTCCTGCGTTCCTTCGCCTACGCGGGCATTCCGGTCTCGCTGCTCGCGGCCGTCGCCTCGGTCACCGTCCTGCCCGCGCTGCTGAAGGTTCTGGGCCCGCGGATCGACAGCCTGCCCGTGCTGCGGCGCAGGAAGCCGCAGACCGATACCGGCTTCTGGTATCGCACGGCCAAGAAGGTGATGCGCTTCCCGGTGTCCGTGGGTACCGTCGGCGTCATCATTCTGCTCGCCCTCGGCGCGCCGTTCCTCGACCTGAAGATGACCCTGGCCGATGAGCGGGTCCTTCCGTCTTCCGCGAGTTCCTACCAGGTCGGCCAGGCCATGCGCGAACGCTTCGACTCGCAGCAGAGCCAGGCCGAGATGGTCGTCATGAGGAAATCCGGACCCACCGAGACCGACCGCCTCAGCGACTACGCCGAACGCCTGTCCCGCCTGAAGGGTGTGGCCTCGGTGGAGACCGTCACCGGCAGCTACGCCGGCGGATCCCAGGTTGCCCGGCCCGGCCCGGCGTCTTCCAGCTTCGCGTCCGACTACGGGGTCTACCTGAAGGTGGTGCCCAAGGAGCCGGAAGTGTCCGAGAAGGGGCGGCAGTTGGTCCGTGAGATCCGGGCCGAGCGCGCACCCTACCCGGTCGAGGTGACGGGGCCCGGCGCCACCCTCGAGGACTCGATGAACTCGCTGAACTCCAAACTGCCCTGGGCGCTCGGTATCGTCGGGGGCAGCACCCTGATCCTGCTGTTCCTGCTGACGGGCAGCGTGCTCCTCCCGTTCAAGGCGCTCGTGCTCAATACCCTCAGCCTGAGCGCGACGTTCGGGGTCCTCGTGTGGGGCTTCCAGGATGGGCATCTGGACGGAGTCATCGGCGACTTCACCCCGACCGGCGCGATCACCTGGAGCGTGCCGATGCTCCTGTTCTGCGTCGCGTTCGGCCTGTCCATGGACTACGAGGTCTTCCTGCTCTCCCGGATCAAGGAAGAGTACGAGCAGACCCACGACAACGTCTCCTCGGTGTCCAGAGGGCTGGGCCGGACCGGAAGCCTGGTGTCCGCGGCAGCGGTGCTCATCGCGATCGTGTTCGCCGGCTTCATGACGTCGAGCATCACCTATCTGAAGGCGATCGGCCTGGGGCTGGCCCTCGCCGTGATCGTGGACGCCACCCTGGTCCGCGGTGCCCTGGTGCCGGCGTTCATGCGACTCGCCGGGAGCGCCAACTGGTGGGCGCCGGGGCCGCTGCGCCGGTTCCACCAGCGGGTCGGGCTGCGCGAGTCCGGTGAACCCCTGCCCCCGCGCGACGGCGCCGAAGCCGCGATGGCGGGCGACCGTAGCTGA
- a CDS encoding carboxymuconolactone decarboxylase family protein, whose translation MIVSRIPLEPNRNQGLFGKLQGWVMRRRYGAALQPVLAASHQPQVLRTISLMEAGVARWNRLDTTLKSLATTAAAVALNCPWCLDFGYWENHRKGVDLRKLREVPNWRDSDVFTDLERKVMAYAEAMTQLPVEVTDEQVAELRARLGDAALVELTAMVAVENQRSRTNLALGLTSQGFKDRCDVPRAR comes from the coding sequence ATGATCGTGTCCCGGATTCCTCTTGAGCCCAACCGAAATCAGGGCCTTTTCGGAAAGCTTCAGGGCTGGGTCATGAGACGGCGTTATGGAGCGGCGCTGCAGCCCGTGCTCGCGGCCTCTCACCAGCCTCAGGTCTTACGGACGATCAGCCTCATGGAAGCCGGCGTGGCGCGGTGGAACCGGCTGGACACGACATTGAAGAGCCTGGCTACGACCGCGGCGGCGGTGGCGCTGAACTGCCCGTGGTGCCTGGACTTCGGGTACTGGGAGAACCATCGCAAGGGGGTCGACCTCCGCAAGCTCCGAGAGGTGCCCAACTGGCGCGACAGTGACGTCTTCACCGACCTGGAGCGCAAGGTCATGGCCTATGCCGAGGCCATGACACAACTGCCGGTCGAGGTCACCGACGAACAGGTCGCTGAACTGCGCGCCCGGCTCGGGGACGCGGCCCTGGTGGAACTGACCGCCATGGTCGCCGTCGAGAACCAGCGTTCCCGGACCAATCTCGCGCTTGGTCTCACCAGCCAGGGTTTCAAGGACCGGTGTGATGTCCCCAGGGCTCGCTGA
- a CDS encoding L-serine ammonia-lyase produces the protein MAISVFDLFSIGIGPSSSHTVGPMRAAGLYVRRLRNEQLLGSVASVRAELYGSLGATGHGHGTPKAVLLGLEGDSPRTVDVETADERVETIKADGRLNLLGEHEIAFSFDDDMVLHRRKALPYHANGMTLWAYDASGAELLTKTYYSVGGGFVVDEDAVGADRIKLDDTVLKYPFRTGDELLRLAEDTGLSISALMLENERAWRTEEEIRAGLLEIWRVMQSCVARGMSREGILPGGLKVRRRAANTARKLRSEGDPKALAMEWITLYAMAVNEENAAGGRVVTAPTNGAAGIIPAVLHYYMNFVPGADEDGVVRFLLAAGAIGMLFKENASISGAEVGCQGEVGSACSMAAGALAEVLGGSPEQVENAAEIGMEHNLGLTCDPVGGLVQIPCIERNGMAAVKAVTAARMAMRGDGSHKVSLDKVIKTMKDTGADMSVKYKETARGGLAVNIIEC, from the coding sequence GTGGCCATCTCGGTCTTCGACCTGTTCTCGATCGGCATCGGCCCGTCCAGCTCCCACACCGTCGGCCCGATGCGCGCGGCCGGCCTGTACGTCCGGCGGCTGCGCAACGAGCAGCTCCTGGGGTCCGTCGCCTCGGTCCGCGCGGAGCTGTACGGCTCGCTCGGCGCCACCGGCCACGGCCACGGCACGCCCAAGGCGGTCCTGCTCGGCCTGGAGGGCGACTCGCCGCGCACGGTGGACGTGGAGACGGCCGACGAGCGGGTGGAGACGATCAAGGCCGACGGCCGGCTGAACCTGCTCGGCGAACACGAGATCGCGTTCTCCTTCGACGACGACATGGTCCTGCACCGCCGCAAGGCCCTGCCGTACCACGCGAACGGCATGACCCTGTGGGCGTACGACGCCTCGGGCGCGGAGCTGCTGACCAAGACGTACTACTCGGTCGGCGGCGGGTTCGTCGTCGACGAGGACGCGGTCGGCGCCGACCGCATCAAGCTCGACGACACCGTGCTGAAGTACCCCTTCCGCACGGGCGACGAGCTGCTGCGCCTGGCCGAGGACACGGGCCTGTCCATCTCGGCGCTGATGCTGGAGAACGAGCGGGCCTGGCGCACCGAGGAGGAGATCCGCGCGGGCCTGCTGGAGATCTGGCGGGTCATGCAGTCCTGCGTGGCGCGCGGCATGTCCCGCGAGGGCATCCTGCCGGGCGGTCTGAAGGTGCGCCGCCGGGCCGCCAACACGGCGCGCAAGCTGCGCTCCGAGGGCGACCCGAAGGCCCTCGCCATGGAGTGGATCACGCTCTACGCGATGGCCGTGAACGAGGAGAACGCCGCCGGCGGCCGGGTCGTCACCGCCCCCACCAACGGCGCGGCCGGCATCATCCCGGCGGTCCTGCACTACTACATGAACTTCGTGCCCGGCGCCGACGAGGACGGCGTGGTCCGCTTCCTGCTCGCCGCGGGCGCGATCGGCATGCTGTTCAAGGAGAACGCCTCCATCTCCGGCGCCGAGGTCGGCTGCCAGGGCGAGGTCGGCTCCGCCTGCTCCATGGCGGCGGGCGCGCTGGCCGAGGTGCTCGGCGGGTCCCCGGAGCAGGTCGAGAACGCGGCCGAGATCGGCATGGAGCACAACCTCGGCCTGACCTGCGACCCGGTCGGCGGCCTCGTGCAGATCCCGTGCATCGAGCGCAACGGCATGGCCGCGGTGAAGGCCGTCACCGCCGCGCGCATGGCGATGCGCGGCGACGGCTCCCACAAGGTGTCCCTGGACAAGGTCATCAAGACGATGAAGGACACCGGCGCGGACATGTCGGTGAAGTACAAGGAGACGGCACGGGGCGGGCTGGCCGTCAACATCATCGAGTGCTGA
- the glyA gene encoding serine hydroxymethyltransferase, with protein sequence MSVLNTPLHELDPAVAAAVDAELHRQQSTLEMIASENFAPVAVMEAQGSVLTNKYAEGYPGRRYYGGCEHVDVVEQIAIDRVKELFGAEHANVQPHSGAQANAAAMFALLKPGDTIMGLNLAHGGHLTHGMKINFSGKLYDVVAYHVGEDGRVDMAEVERLAKESRPKLIVAGWSAYPRQLDFAEFRRIADEVGAYLMVDMAHFAGLVAAGLHPNPVPHAHVVTTTTHKTLGGPRGGVILSTAELAKKINSAVFPGQQGGPLEHVIAAKAVAFKVAASEDFKERQRRTLEGARILAERLVKDDVRAVGVDVLSGGTDVHLVLVDLRHSELDGQQAEDRLHEVGITVNRNAIPNDPRPPMVTSGLRIGTPALATRGFGAEDFAEVADVIAEALKPSYDAEALKARVKALADKHPLYPGLNT encoded by the coding sequence ATGTCCGTCCTGAACACACCCCTGCACGAGCTCGACCCGGCCGTCGCCGCCGCGGTCGACGCCGAGCTGCACCGCCAGCAGTCCACGCTGGAGATGATCGCCTCCGAGAACTTCGCGCCGGTCGCGGTCATGGAGGCGCAGGGCTCGGTCCTCACCAACAAGTACGCCGAGGGCTACCCGGGCCGCCGCTACTACGGCGGCTGCGAGCACGTCGACGTCGTCGAGCAGATCGCGATCGACCGCGTGAAGGAGCTGTTCGGCGCCGAGCACGCCAACGTGCAGCCGCACTCGGGCGCCCAGGCCAACGCGGCCGCGATGTTCGCGCTGCTCAAGCCGGGCGACACCATCATGGGTCTGAACCTCGCCCACGGCGGGCACCTGACCCACGGCATGAAGATCAACTTCTCCGGCAAGCTCTACGACGTCGTCGCCTACCACGTGGGCGAGGACGGCCGGGTCGACATGGCCGAGGTCGAGCGGCTGGCCAAGGAGTCCCGGCCGAAGCTGATCGTCGCCGGCTGGTCGGCGTACCCGCGGCAGCTGGACTTCGCCGAGTTCCGCCGGATCGCGGACGAGGTCGGCGCGTACCTGATGGTCGACATGGCCCACTTCGCCGGGCTCGTCGCGGCCGGGCTGCACCCGAACCCGGTGCCGCACGCGCACGTGGTCACCACCACGACCCACAAGACCCTCGGCGGCCCGCGCGGCGGTGTGATCCTCTCCACGGCCGAACTCGCCAAGAAGATCAACTCCGCTGTCTTCCCCGGTCAGCAGGGTGGTCCGCTGGAGCACGTGATCGCCGCCAAGGCCGTCGCGTTCAAGGTCGCCGCCTCCGAGGACTTCAAGGAGCGCCAGCGCCGTACGCTGGAGGGTGCCCGCATCCTGGCCGAGCGTCTGGTGAAGGACGACGTCCGGGCCGTGGGCGTGGACGTCCTGTCCGGCGGCACCGACGTGCACCTGGTCCTGGTCGACCTGCGCCACTCGGAGCTGGACGGCCAGCAGGCCGAGGACCGCCTCCACGAGGTGGGCATCACCGTCAACCGCAACGCGATCCCGAACGACCCGCGTCCGCCGATGGTGACCTCCGGTCTGCGGATCGGCACCCCGGCCCTGGCCACCCGTGGTTTCGGCGCCGAGGACTTCGCCGAGGTCGCGGACGTCATCGCCGAGGCGCTGAAGCCGTCGTACGACGCGGAGGCCCTCAAGGCCCGGGTGAAGGCCCTGGCGGACAAGCACCCGCTGTACCCGGGTCTGAACACGTAA
- the gcvH gene encoding glycine cleavage system protein GcvH produces the protein MSNPQQLRYSKEHEWLSAAEDGVSTVGITEHAANALGDVVFVQLPEVGDTVSAGETCGELESTKSVSDLYSPVSGEVTEVNEDVVNDPSLVNSAPFEGGWLFKVRVTDEPGDLLSADEYTAFSAG, from the coding sequence ATGAGCAACCCCCAGCAGCTGCGCTACAGCAAGGAGCACGAGTGGCTGTCGGCCGCCGAGGACGGCGTGTCGACGGTCGGCATCACGGAGCACGCGGCCAACGCGCTCGGCGACGTGGTCTTCGTCCAGCTCCCCGAGGTCGGTGACACGGTGTCCGCGGGCGAGACCTGCGGCGAGCTGGAGTCGACCAAGTCGGTGTCCGACCTGTACTCCCCGGTCTCCGGTGAGGTCACGGAGGTCAACGAGGACGTCGTGAACGACCCGTCGCTGGTGAACTCGGCCCCCTTCGAGGGCGGCTGGCTGTTCAAGGTGCGGGTCACGGACGAGCCGGGCGACCTGCTCTCCGCCGACGAGTACACCGCGTTCTCCGCCGGCTGA